One genomic segment of Sminthopsis crassicaudata isolate SCR6 chromosome 4, ASM4859323v1, whole genome shotgun sequence includes these proteins:
- the FBXO5 gene encoding F-box only protein 5: MSRHRSRCCCCSCSCCSSPLSAAFSSSCSSPGAVTAAESPRPTDRYKQENKDKSPYYSVKMKCDFNCNHVNSGPEISKKLESGTPEYFEDFCEDCIKGNGSLSYTGPQNVSPRIVELITENKPVHNKENQILQRLDASSESEELESSRLYEDSGYSSFSHQSSPDEQEYNSLILSRNFIVSPKPCLLQNQSTGQFPNKNLLPILHFEEVVCSTLKKNAKRNPKVDWETVERIVAHGDFGLHNVIGRKMGLDRLDILSELFQRGLKHILANILKHLSELDLINVARVSATWRKILKDNKGAFHLYSTAMKKVTETTAKFSPHAATREYVLVRAALASVQKSTMQAPNGSKKGSQLKLSDQEVSTYSRHNEFSEVAKTLKKNESLKACIHCNSPAKYDPYLQRATCKRESCGFDFCTRCLCNYHITKDCSNEKTLKANSKVGPLPGSKKSKKNLRRL; the protein is encoded by the exons ATGAGCCGCCACCGCAGCCGCTGCTGCTGTTGCTCCTGCTCTTGCTGCTCCTCACCTCTTTCGGCTGCATTCTCCTCCAGCTGCAGCAGCCCCGGCGCCGTTACGGCCGCAGAGTCCCCGCGCCCGACTGACA gatATAAACAAGAGAATAAAGACAAGAGTCCTTATTATTCTGTTAAAATGAAATGTGATTTTAATTGTAACCATGTTAACTCTGGGCCTGAGATTAGCAAAAAATTGGAATCTGGTACTCCTGAATATTTCGAAGATTTTTGTGAAGACTGTATTAAAGGCAATGGAAGCCTGTCCTATACTGGACCCCAGAATGTGAGCCCCAGAATTGTAGAACTGATAACTGAAAACAAGCCAGTACACaacaaggaaaatcaaatacTACAGAGGCTTGATGCTTCAAGTGAATCGGAAGAATTGGAAAGCAGTAGACTTTATGAGGACAGTGGCTACTCTTCATTTTCTCATCAAAGTAGTCCTGATGAACAGGAATACAACAGCCTTATCTTGTCTCGGAATTTCATTGTCAGCCCCAAACCCTGCCTTCTACAGAACCAAAGCACAGGACAATTTCCAAATAAGAACTTGTTACCAATCCTTCATTTTGAGGAAGTGGTTTGttcaactttaaaaaagaatgccAAGAGAAACCCTAAAGTAGATTGGGAAACAGTGGAAAGAATAGTTGCCCATGGAGATTTTGGACTACATAATGTAATTGGTAGAAAAATGGGTTTAGATCGACTCGATATTCTCAGTGAACTCTTCCAGAGGGGACTCAAACATATcttagcaaatattttaaaacacctCAGTGAGCTGGACTTGATCAA TGTGGCCAGAGTGAGTGCAACATGGAGGAAGATTCTGAAAGACAATAAAGGGGCTTTCCACTTATATAGTACAGCAATGAAAAAAGTtact GAAACTACTGCTAAATTTTCGCCTCATGCTGCAACTAGAGAATATGTTCTGGTCAGGGCTGCACTAGCTTCTGTTCAGAAATCAACAATGCAGGCTCCTAATGGGTCCAAAAAAGGATCTCAGCTCAAATTATCTGATCAGGAAGTTTCTACATATAGCCGACACAATGAGTTTtctgag GTTGCCAAGAccttaaaaaagaatgaaagcttAAAAGCCTGTATCCATTGCAACTCACCTGCAAAATACGACCCCTATTTACAGAGAGCAACATGCAAACGAGAAAGCTGTGGCTTTGATTTTTGTACAAGATGTTTATGCAACTATCATATCACCAAAGACTGTTCAAATGAAAAGACCCTAAAAGCAAACTCCAAAGTGGGACCTCTTCCTGgtagtaaaaaaagcaaaaagaatttgcGAAGGTTATGA